A single window of Vespula pensylvanica isolate Volc-1 chromosome 23, ASM1446617v1, whole genome shotgun sequence DNA harbors:
- the LOC122636722 gene encoding DNA-directed RNA polymerases I, II, and III subunit RPABC4 → MESSSKTESTPKQAMVYICGECHHDNEIRPRDPIRCRECGYRIMYKKRTKRLVVFDAR, encoded by the exons ATGGAATCCAGTAGCAAAACTGAATCCACTCCTAAACAAGCAATGGTGTATATTTGTGGAG AATGCCATCATGATAATGAAATTCGTCCTAGAGATCCTATTCGATGCAGAGAATGTGGCTACAGAATTATGTACAAGAAACGTACTAAACGAT TGGTCGTGTTTGACGCACGTTGA